A single genomic interval of Pogoniulus pusillus isolate bPogPus1 chromosome 24, bPogPus1.pri, whole genome shotgun sequence harbors:
- the DEPDC7 gene encoding DEP domain-containing protein 7, translating to MATVREKAAALSLSAVCSPVSRPPGFSLAQKPFGATYVWSSIINALQTQVEVKKRRQHLKCHHDCFIGSEAVDVVFAHLLQNKYFGDVDISRAKIVRVCQALMDYKVFEAVSTRVFGKDKRSVFEDSSSSLYRFTNASNRAELDKDYQQCTPQRHERSMLFHSTPVKPESLEDLWENLSLKPASSPQVNISDSLSRRVINEVWQEQTIARLLQLVDLPLLESLLEHQEIRPQLPQPRKGPGYVITSNYLDREILKAFSDSQTDEWLSAAIDCLEYLPDHMVVDISRNLPDQPDEADTWKLLLFENIGRYYGQKKEPLLSHASEIHLGIAELLVNGKMEQSLEAVQLYLKLLDSQVREEFRRLLYFMAIAAHHSELKLQKESDNRMVVKRTFSKAIINNKTLSRGKTDLLILFLVDHQRDVLKIPGTLHKMVSNKLVALQKGLDPSKIAGYTFCQKLDEREYRSNTEKTTKDELLSLLKTIDEDSKLSDKERKKLLGQFLSTNPSIFMQYFGERATDMCV from the exons ATGGCTACGGTGCGGGAGAAGGCGGCAGCCCTGAGCCTGAGCGCTGTCTGCAGCCCTGTCTCCAGGCCACCGG GCTTCAGCTTGGCACAGAAGCCCTTTGGAGCAACTTATGTCTGGAGCAGCATTATCAATGCACTTCAAACTCAAGTGGAGGTGAAAAAGCGTCGCCAGCACCTGAAGTGCCATCATGACTGTTTCATTGGTTCAGAAGCAGTGGACGTTGTCTTTGCCCACCTGCTGCAGAACAAGTATTTTGGGGATGTGGATATTTCCCGCGCTAAAATAGTGCGCGTGTGTCAAGCGCTGATGGACTACAAAGTGTTTGAGGCTGTTTCAACCAGGGTCTTTGGAAAAGACAAGCGCTCTGTTTTTGAGGACAGCAGCAGTAGTCTCTACAGATTCACAAATGCCTCAAACCGAGCAGAACTGGATAAAGATTACCAGCAGTGTACACCACAAAG acaCGAGAGGAGCATGTTGTTTCACTCTACTCCTGTCAAACCAGAAAGCTTGGAGGATCTCTGGGAAAACCTGAGTTTGAAACCTGCAAGTAGTCCTCAAGTAAACATCTCAGATAGCTTGTCCCGCCGAG TTATTAATGAAGTGTGGCAAGAACAAACAATTGCTCGTCTGCTGCAGCTTGTGGACCTTCCACTCCTCGAGTCTCTACTCGAGCACCAAGAGATCAGACCTCAGCTACCACAACCAAGGAAGGGACCTGGATATGTCATCACAAGTAATTACTTGGACAGAGAGATTCTCAAGGCTTTCAGTGACTCACA AACAGATGAATGGCTCTCAGCAGCAATAGATTGCTTGGAGTACCTTCCAGATCATATGGTGGTAGATATCAGCAGGAACTTGCCCGATCAGCCAGATGAAGCAGACACGTggaaactgctgctgtttgaaaaTATTGGTAGATACTACGGCCAAAAAAAGGAGCCACTGCTAAGCCATGCATCTGAGATTCATCTGGGAATTGCAGAGCTGCTAG tGAATGGGAAGATGGAGCAATCTTTAGAAGCTGTTCAACTATATTTGAAACTTCTAGACAGCCAAGtcagggaggagttcaggagaCTGCTGTACTTCATGGCCATTGCAGCACATCATTCTGAGCTCAAACTACAGAAGGAG AGTGACAACAGGATGGTTGTGAAGAGAACATTCTCTAAAGCTATTATCAACAACAAAACCTTATCCAGAGGGAAGACTGATCTCCTGATTTTGTTCCTTGTGGATCACCAAAGAGATGTATTAAAG ATCCCAGGGACACTGCATAAAATGGTCAGCAATAAGCTGGTGGCTTTGCAGAAAGGCTTAGATCCTAGTAAGATAGCAG GCTACACTTTTTGCCAGAAACTTGATGAAAGAGAGTATCGCTCCAATACAGAGAAGACCACAAAAGATGAGCTATTATCTCTATTGAAAACTATTGATGAGGATTCAAAGCTCTCTgacaaagagaggaagaaactgCTGGGTCAGTTTCTTAGTACTAACCCAAGTATTTTTATGCAGTATTTTGGGGAGAGAGCTACTGATATGTGTGTGTGA